The Candidatus Eremiobacteraceae bacterium genomic sequence CTTTGTGGCCGATCTTGCCGCCGACTTTCGTCATCTCCCCGATGACATACATGATCGCCCCGGCTGCAAGCGTCAAGAACACGACGCTCAATATCGGCGATACGAAATGGTAGCCGACGAGCGTGCCGAGAAACGTCGGCGCCCCGCCGATCAACCCGAGCCTCACAATCGAACCGAGGCCGGCTGCGCCGGTTCCCGCAAGCGGCGCGGCGATGCCGAACCCCTCCGTCATGTTGTGCAGCGCGAAACCGATGATCAGCAAGACTGCGAGTTGGACCGCGCCCGTCGCTGCCGACTGGCCGATCGCAAGTCCCTCGCTGAAATTGTGTGATCCGATCCCGATGGCGATCGCCGTCGCGAGCGCCATCGGGCTCATCGCGCCGTCGGGGCCGGCCGTGCGCGCTCTGCGCAGCAGCCACGCCGACAATGCGACGAGCCCGAGCAATCCGACGAGCAGTCCGCCGACGTAGATCGCGGATAGTGAGATGAACGGAGCAGCTGGTGCGCCCAGCCGCATATTTGCAAGCGCCGCCTGAATCGGACTGCCGGCCTGCCGCAAGATGTCGAAGAGCAAGAAGTAGAGCACGCCGATCGCGATCGCGTTCAGAAACGCCACACCATTCTTCGAGATGCGCTTCATCGCCGCAAATGGCAAGCCGAAGAAGATCGTGAGCCCCGCGATCGTGCCGAGCAGCAACGTGGTGCCGAACGCGAGCGGTGGCCCCGCCGGCGCCCCGCCGCCTTCGTCGCCGCCGCCGCCCGTTGACGGCGTCATCATGTCGGCCATGGCGAGTGAAGGAAACTTATCCGGCGCCGAGTCGTACTGGATGGCCGTGATCAGACCTCCCGGCCCCGTGCCGGCGTTCATCATGTGATCGACCACATGACAGTGCACCATCCACGTGCCGGGTTTCGCATTAGCGGTGAAGGCGATATCGCGCGTCTCGCCTGGGCCGACGAGCACCGTCACCATCTGCTGTTGCGCCGCGGTCGGCACGGGTTGGCCATCGACGTCCACTACCGTGAACTTGTGGCCGTGGACGTGCATGGTGTGGAATTCGGTACCGCTGATGTTGATGATGCGGATGCGCACACGGTCGCCGCTGTGGACGCGGTACGGTTTGGTCAAGGGATAACTCTTGCCGTTGATGCTGAAGTAGTTTTCGGACCCGCTGAACACGCGCCACGATGAGAGCAGCATCAAGTAGTCGCGATTGTATTTCGACGTCGCGGCATCGTCCACGACGATCGCACCGTACATGCCGCGGTCCAATTGATTGAAGTCGTCGAAATGCGTGTGATATATGTACGTGCCCGGATCGGTCGCGGTGAACTCGTACGTAAACGTCTCGCCCGGTTGAACCGGCGCTTGGCTGAAGCCGGGCACCCCGTCCATGTCCGGTGAATCTTCGATGCCGTGCAAATGGATCGTGGTGGCTTCGGGCAGGTGGTTGGTGAAGATGATGCGGACGCGATCGCCGGCGCGAACGTGGAGAGTTGGACCGGGCGCCGTGCCGTTGTACGTCCATGCCGAAACCGTGATGCCCGGCGCGACGACCCACGGCTTCACCTCGGCGATGATGCGGAACGTCTTGAGCTTTCCGGGCGCCACCGGAGGCAACGCCGGCAGCAGCGCGTAGTCTTTTGAGGCTTGCTCTTCCGCCGCGTCGATCATCGCTTGCGATGGCCCCGCCGCGGGCTGGGGTTGGTCCGCACGCGCGCTCATGGCGCCGCACGCCGACCACGCGATGAGCATCGCGACGAGCGATGCGATCTGGCGAAGTTTTTTCGCAATCACCGGACTGCTTTCGCCTTCGTACTGACCGGGTCGCGCACGAGCACGTCGTTGGCGAGCGGCACGCTGACCGTGTGTTTCTTGCCCGCGACGTCGATCGTGATGAGGCCGATCGCTCGCTCCAGCTTCTTCAACGTCACCGCAACGCCCGGGCGTAGTCCGATCTCACCCAAGTAACGCAGCAATTCGGGAACCTCGTGTTTCACTTCCAAGACCTTGGCCGGCACGTCGAGCGGCAGGTCGATGAGGTCGATCGCGCGGTCGTGATGCCACAGCGATCCGTCGGCGCGCGGGATCGGGTGTCCGTGCGGACAGGTCGTCGGTTCTTTCAAGAAGTGCGCGAGGTGATGTTCGACCATCGGCGAGATGGCGTGCTCGAGGCGGCACGCTTCCGCACTCGCCAGTTCCCACGCGACGCCGAAATGATCCACTAACAGGCGTTCGGCAAGCCGCTGACGACGCAGCGTCAGCGCGCCGATGCGGGCGCCCGACACGGTGGGCCGCACGCCGTGTCGCCCGTCGTGTACGACGTAACCCTCTGCGTCAAGACGCTTGAGCATCGCCGAAGCGGACGCCGCGGACACGGCTAACTCATGGGCTATCGCGGACGTGGCCACCGGGCCGCTGCCGTCGTGCAATCTGACAATGGATTTCAGGTACATCTCGACGTTTGGGCTGACTTCGTTTTCGTCGGGCGGCGTGTCAGGCGCCGACTTAAGGGCGGAATGCGTCATGGCAAGATCCTATTCGACGCGACTTACGCGCGATGTTAGGCTCGCCTAATTCGGACGGTTAGCCGGACTTACCTTGCAGACGGTGACATGCCAATGTCGCCGATGGGAGGCCCCAGACCCAGCGTCGGCCGGCCCGACTCGAGGTCGAGCAGGAATTGTTTGCGGTCGAGACCGCCGCCGAAGCCGACGAGCCGGCCATTCGCGCCGATCACGCGGTGACATGGGACGATGATGACGATCGGATTGGCGCCGTTCGCCGCTCCGACCGCCCGCGCCGCGTCAGGCTCACCAATTCGGCATGCGATCTCGCCGTATGCCATAGTAGTGCCATACGGGATATCGAGAAGCGCATTCCAGACGCGAAGGTGAAACGTCGGACCGATCAATCGGATCGGGATGTCGAAAACCCGACGTTTGCCGGCGAAGTATTCGGCCATCTGCGTTCGTAAGGCGTTCATGACGGGGTCATGATCCGCCCCGGGGCCGTTAAACAAGCGTTCGCGCCGGGCGCGGCGCGCGAACGCAAGCTCGATCAGCACGCCAGCGTCGGTTCGCGCAAAAAGCGGTCCGACCGGCGAATCGAAAAGAGCGGTCGAGGTCGCGCCGGTGAGTCCGTTCTCGACGCTGGGTTGCTCGCGCATGACGTTCTTCATTCGTCGCGAAATCGGACCTAACCCGTCTTTGCTAGGCAGAGGTGAGAGATGCAACGGTCAACGTTCCTTGGTGCGCTCGTCGCGATCTCCGCGGCGGTCCGGACGGAAGCTCACGCCGCGGTCTCCTCCAAGCAGATCGCCGGCATCGCAATCCCCGATACTTCGCTCGCGAAAGATGCGCTTGCTCTCGCGCGATCCGTCGAATCCACGGCGCTGCTCAACCATTCGTTGCGGACGTATCTCTTCGCCGAGCTGATCGCAAAGGCAAAGCATATCGATCACGACGTCGAACTCGTCTATGTCGCGTCGATCCTCCATGACACGGGGCTCTGTCCGAAATATATGAGCGCCTCGGATCCCTTCGAAGTTGACGGTGCCAACGTCGCGCGCACCTTGCTCGCAAGCCACGGAGTCACGAATGCACGCGCAGATACGGCGTGGGATGCGATCGCGCTCCATGACAACGGCGGCATCGCGCGGCACAAGCAACCCGAGGTCATGCTCGTGAATGCCGGGGTCGGCGCCGACTTCGGCGGGTCGCTCGACATTCTCGCGCGTGCCGACGTCGTGCGCGTGCTCGAGGCCGCGCCGCGCACGCACTTCATCGACGCGTTTCTCGCCGCCGCCGCTGCGGTCGCGAAACGCAAACCCTTCGCGTCGGCGCATTCCTTCGTGGCGGACGTCGGCTACTGCAAAGTGCCGGGCTTCAAACTGCCGAGCTTCTGTGACGAGGTCAAAGCGGATCCGTTCGCCGGCTATACGGCCTGAGGCGCGCGAGCTTACTTCCCGCTCAATTGAGCGCCGGAGACTGCTCCGGTGGCCATAAGCGCGGTCAATTCGACGCGCGAATTCAGGTCGAGCTTGCGGAATATGTTGGCCACGTGGAACTCCACGGTCCGGCGCGTCACGTTGATCAACCGAGCGATCTCGCCATTCGACTTGCCGCAGGCGACGTAGCGCGCCACGTCGATCTCCCGATCGGTCAGCAGACCGGCGCGCGGCCGCATGCTGCCCGGTCGCATCCCGAGCGCGCGAGCGCGCGTCCGAAATTCCGCCGCGACGCCGAATGCTTCGATCCGCTGGAGCGCAGCGATGCAGTTGGCGAGCTCGCGGCGGTCCTTCTGCACTTCTGCTACCGTCGCGGCGAGCTCAAGGTCGCGGACGCGGTAGCGCGCGGTTTTTCGCGCCTCCGTCAGCTTCGCGCAGCCCTCATCGACATCGCCGAGCGCTATCGCAACGTGCCCTTCTGACTCTGCGAGCAACGAATTCGCGATCGCCCATCCCGGATTGCCGGCACCGCGCAGCGTTGCGAGACAGGACGTGGCGTCATCGAGGTCGCCGACGCGGCAGGCCGTGCGCACCATTCCCGCCAGCGACCGCAGATCGAACACTTCGGTGCGCGCAACGCCATCTAATCCCGCCTGGGTCGAGGCGTACAGAGCACGCGCAGAGACAATGTCGCCGCGCAACTCATCCACGACCGCGCGGGCATATTTCAGAGCACGCCGCCACGACTCGGATGAACGTCGCACGTGTGGCTTAGAGCGCGCCAGACATTCGTCGGCGGCTGCGAATGAGCCCATGGTGGCATGCAGGATAGCCTGCTGGCAGAGGGCGCGAATGACGAGATAGCCGCCGATGGTCGACGTGAGACGTTCGGCGGCGATTGAGTACGACAGCGCTTCGCGCAAGTTTCCGACATCGGTCTCGACGCTTGCGAGATTCGTCATCAAGAGACCGCGCAGATAAATCGAAGCGGGGCCGTTGTCGCGCAAACCGCGCCGGCACCAGGCGGCATATTGCTCGTTGTCGCCGGTCATGTCGGCGAGGTAGCACAGCTTGACGCAGGCCTGCGCGACGTCGTTGGGATACTGGAGCGCTTCGGCGCGTTCGACGACAGCCTCAAGCGAGGCGATTCCGCCTGAGGTGTCCCCACGACGTGCCCTTACGACGGCCAACCATGAACGTAACCGCAGCGCGTCGCGCGAGTTCGCAACAGATTCGGCGGCGGAAAGTCCGCGTTCTAGGAACGCCTGAGCCGTGGACAGGTCGCCGCGGCGCTCGTGTATTGCCCCAAGAAGCAGTAGTATACGCGGAAGCAAGTGCGGTGCAAGGTCCGCGGCAGATTCCAATGCGGTTTGCAAAACCGGCAACGCCGTCTCGACATCTTCGCCGTTTTCCCATGCCGCTTCGGCCAGCCGGACGTTAGCGGTGACGAATAGCGTATCCGACGGCGAAGACCGGGCAAGCTGAAAATCTTGCCACGCACGCATCGCCTCTGCCGTCCTACCCAACCAGACAAGTGCGACCGCGCGACCGGCGCGAGCTTCGGCTGCGATCGCGTCTGCCGCGGGCACTCGCTGCAGCGCGCTGAGAAATGCCGAGTGAGCTCGCTCGGGTTCGGCACTGTCGATGTGACGCCAGCCCAGCGCGTTGTATGCGGCAGCTGATTCCACCAATCGACCGCAGCCGTCCAAGTGGTTGACGCGATGCCAGTCGTTCTCTGCGTAGGGGACGAGCGCTTCGTGACGCTGGCGCCGTGCTGCATCATCGAGCAGACCATAGCATGCATCGCGGATCAAGGCATGTCTAAATTCGGCGCCGCATTCACCGAGCGCAACAAGCCCCGCGTCTTCGAGCTCCTCGAGAAGTAGTTCGGCACCGGAGACAGATAGGCCGGTCAACGCCGCGAGCGTCGCCGGAGGAATCGGCCGTCCGGCAACTGCGAGCCACGAACAGATATCGGTCGCAGCGCTCGAGACGCCTCCGATTCTATCTTCGAATAGTTGGTGCAATGAACCGCGTGCAAGCCGCCGCTCAGCCGTCGCGGCATGCGCGCAGTGCTCTACATAGAGCGGGTTGCCGCCGCTGTCAGCCCAGAGGGCCTGCGGATTGAGGCCCGCCTGCACTTCCGCGGGCAAGATCGCGCGCGCGAGTTCGATTGTCTCGTCCTTGGTGAGCGGTTCTAAGCGTTCGATGCGCGCGGTTCCGTGAGAAGCCAATTTCTCAAAGCGGCGGTGCAACTGCGAATACCCGCTGCGCATCGCGATGTGCCACTGAAGCGCCGAGTCGCCCAGCCGATCAACCGTGCAGAGGATAGCTTCAATTGATTCTGCATCGGCCCACTGCGCGTCGTCGATCTGCAGCGTCAGCGGCGCGTCGCGGACTGCCGCTTCGATGAGTTCGCGAAAATACCAGACGCGATCGATACCACGTGAATCGACAAAGTTCCGCAGTTGTGCTTCGGTGACGCGGCAGCGGCGCCATATTCCGCGCGCCAACGCCGTGAGCGGTTCAAATGGGATTGCCTGGTTCGCTTGGAGACAGCTGATCGATACGCACCGGTCATCGCGGGAACCGGTCGCGGCGTGAAGCTCGGCGAGCAACCGGGTCTTGCCGATTCCAGGTTCGCCGACCAGAACCAACATTCGAGCGTCGCTTGCCGTCAGGCGGTCGAGTATGACGGAGCGTCCGACAAATGGCGGCCGCGCGGTACGTCCATCCGCCTTACGACTGTGGAGATTACGGGTTTGCGCGACGTTCGAATGCATTATGCTTGACGTCGGTGCGGCCAATTCGCGGCCGCAGAAAGGTAGATCTCAACATGGCGAGATGGATCGCATTGTTCGTATTGTTCTTCGGCTTGGCGTCGTGGCGCGCTATGCCGACGTACGCTGCCGGTACCGGACACACCGTCGTTCACGCAATGGATATCACGCCTCAGTCGCCGCATTGAGCCCATCCGCATTTCATGCATTGAATGCGACCCCACTATAAGTCGTGAGCTCGATCATCAACATGCCGAACGTGCGATTTGACTTCGACTGCTGCCTGGACACCTCTTCCTCGCCGCCGACTGGAAAGGGAACGATGAATAGCTGCCGCTCGGGTGCTCCGTGCAACTTCTGATCACGAATAGCCGTCCGGCCGACACGTCGCCTCCGAACGAACTGCTCAAGATTGCGTATGAGGGACCTATCCCCAACGTCGGCGACACCATCGACTGGGCAGGCAGCGTCGGACCGAGCAAGGTGCTGCATCGGTATTTCCAGATCCGACAAGGCAGAGCGGTCGTGATCCTCTACGTCTGACGAATCGGCCGACGAGAGGACGCGACGGAAGGAGCCGACGCGAGTCGGACCGGGCGAGAACAAAGTGGGCCGATATCCAATCGGCCCACTTCTCGTTTGGCCCGGGCAATAGCCCGCTGTTATACGGCATAGGTGCGAATTCGGCGAGCGCAAGCATCGAATGGATGACATACTCGTGACGTGGAGGCGATCTTGGCAGGATTGACGCTTCGACGAAGAACATCGATTTGGCATGACAACTAATTTTTTAAGATTTGCAATCGCGATGTGTGCGATAGCTGCTCTCGATGCCTCCGTCGCGTCCGCAGACAGCCTGCCGAGCGTCAGCGTGCCGGTGCTTGCGCAAATCCCTTCGATGGGCGGCGACGTGGACGCAACGTGGTCCGGGGCGGCCAAGATATCGCTTACCTATGACTTCAACTATCGTCGTGCGGTGACCGAACCGACGACCGTGTACATCGCGCAAGATCGCGATGCGATCGATGTGGCATTCCTCGTGGAACAGCGGTCCACGCTCACCGCGGCGCAGGTGACGAATGGTCCCGGCGTGACGAGTGAAGACAATGTCACCGTCTATCTCAACCCGCAAGGCACCGGCGGTTTCGCCTACTCGTTCAGCGCGAATCCGCGAGGCGCTCGGTATCAGACGTCAAGCGAGAACACGGCGTACGAACCGCAGTGGCACGCAGCGGCGAAGGTCACATCGACGGGCTATACCGTGACCATGCGCATCCCGTTCGCGGTGATGCGCGCAGGCGGCTCAACGCGCTGGCGTGCGCAATTCGCCCGCGTCACGGTCGCAACCGGCGGTGAGGCCGTGTGGTCCTACGTCGTGGGTCAGCGCTCGCTCAATGATTCACCGTACTTCGGAACGATGACCGACATCCACGGTTCCGCTGCAGCGGCTGCGGCAACGGTTCGAACGAAACCGCGCCTCGAACTGTACGGACTCGGCGAGCTCACGACCGCGGCGCAGGGCGGGGATACCTCGCGGATGGGTGCCGATCTGTCGCTGCCGGTTTCTGCGAACGCGTCGGTGATCGCGACCGCCCACCCAGACTACTCCAACGTGGAAGTGGATCAGCAGACGATCTCACCTAATGCGTTTCAGCGGCAATTCAACGAAGTGCGGCCGTTCTTTACCCAGCTCACGCAGTATTTCAACGACACGATCGGCTGCATCACCTGCCCTGCGGCACTGTACACGCCTGCTATTCCGACGTTTCGCGCCGGTTATGCGGTTGAGGGAACCCAGGGCGCCTTGTCCTACGCCGGCTACGACGCCATTGGATTCTCACGCTCCGATCAGGCGGCTGCACTCAACTATCTCAGGCGCACCACCGAAGCGACGTATGGAGCGTTCTTCCAGCAAGTCGGCGTCGATTTGCCCGGGCTTCACGATCGCGTCGATACGTTGTACACCGGCTATCACGACAAGCAGTCGGGGTTCTTCGCCTACGCCAACGACGGTGAGGACCGTGGTAATCTCACAACCGATCCTTCACTCGCGAACTACTTTGAGGCGGGAACTGGTTACGCCGGCGCCACGACAACCGCCATCCTCACCTATCAGTCGGTGGGCGCGCAGTACTTGCCGGCCGATGGATTCGTCGCGCAGTCGGACACGGCAGGACTCGAGACGAACTATACGCAGACGTGGAATTTCTCGCCGAGCGCACCGGTCCACGACGTGTCGATCAACGAGTTCACCTCGGACTTCCACACGCACACCGGCGAAGTCGCGCAGGTCAACGCAAGCCAGAGCGCCACGGTTGATTTCCGAGATCTGATCCGTCTCCAGGTGTTCACGGGAGCCGTCGGGATCCTGACGACGCAGAATCTCGTCTTGCCCTTCAACACAAACGGCGAATATTTGGGATTTAAGGTTCTGACGACGACGCCGACCTTCGTACAGCATCTCGCCGGCGCGTACTATCATGGCGCCTTGAACAACTGGACGTACGTCACCACGCAGCCGTTCATCCATAATATCACTGCGTCGCTTGAGACGGACGAGAATCAATACGTGACCTCGTATCCAGGCGAGCGCTCGGGTCTGCAATGGCTCGAGCGCGCAAGCCTCGACTGGCAATTCAGCCGCAACTCTGCCTTTGATATCGGAGCACGCAGGGTAATAGGACCGAATCTGCCGGTGTCGTTTGCGCCACCCGACTTCACGCCGCTCGACGCCGCGAACATCAGCGTTGCCTACCACTATCTTTCTTCGAAGAATGAGTTCTACGCTGTCTACGGCGATCCGAACAGCCTCTCGACGAAGCCCGCGCTCTTCCTCAAGTGGATCCGTTACATCGGCGCCGAAAAGGGCGCGTGATGATTGCGGGTAACGCAACGTTGAAAAAGGCCGACGCATGTCGGCCTTTTTTGTTTATCGCCGCTATCAGTGGAATCGGTTTAACGTGTTCGTCGCGTCGTCCACGAAGTAGACGCTGCCGTTTGGACCGGGTGCAAGACCGAAGAGCGCTCCGGCACCGGGCGGGCTACCGGTGTCGTCGAGCAACACCCGTGCTAGCTGGGAACCGTTCGCGCTGGTCCGCACGAGATACCCGTTGTTCCCGTTCACGGTGAGGATTTCGCCATTCGCTGCAACGGTCAGACCAAGCGGGTCGTTGAGGGAAAATCCCGACGTGAACGTATTACCGATCCCCGCGGTCGTCGATCGAGTCATCGGCTCGGAAATCGTGGCGATGCGATTGTTGAGACTGTCTGCGACGTAGAGCTTTGAGCCGTCGGCGCTCAATCCGACTCCGGTCGGGCCGATGACAAGCGCGGCCGGGTCGGTGCGTTCTGAGAAGCCGGACCCGATGACCGTCAGCGATTCGAGAAACGGCATAGAGCCGGCTGGAGCGTAGACGTTCAGACGAACAACCGTGCCGCCGTTGACCACGTTCCCGTGTGCCGCTACAGTACCGTTCAACACGTTGGTGACGAAGAGCGCCACGTTCGTGCCGTCGTCAGTCTCTGTCATATCCCACGGTCCGTTGATCAACGAACCATCGAACGTTTCGACGACTTGTCCGAGACTGTTCAGCACGAGGATGCAGCCAGCGCGCGCCGTGTTCGCCATGCCGTTCGTGGTGGGCAGGCTGCCCACGAACACGAATCCGCTACGTGACACCGCGAGCGCAGTCGTGAGACCGATGCCGCCGGGGCACGATCCCGGTATCTGGTGCGCGGCGATCTGCGAGAACACGCTCACGCGACCGCTCGGCGAGATCTCCATG encodes the following:
- a CDS encoding multicopper oxidase domain-containing protein, whose product is MIAKKLRQIASLVAMLIAWSACGAMSARADQPQPAAGPSQAMIDAAEEQASKDYALLPALPPVAPGKLKTFRIIAEVKPWVVAPGITVSAWTYNGTAPGPTLHVRAGDRVRIIFTNHLPEATTIHLHGIEDSPDMDGVPGFSQAPVQPGETFTYEFTATDPGTYIYHTHFDDFNQLDRGMYGAIVVDDAATSKYNRDYLMLLSSWRVFSGSENYFSINGKSYPLTKPYRVHSGDRVRIRIINISGTEFHTMHVHGHKFTVVDVDGQPVPTAAQQQMVTVLVGPGETRDIAFTANAKPGTWMVHCHVVDHMMNAGTGPGGLITAIQYDSAPDKFPSLAMADMMTPSTGGGGDEGGGAPAGPPLAFGTTLLLGTIAGLTIFFGLPFAAMKRISKNGVAFLNAIAIGVLYFLLFDILRQAGSPIQAALANMRLGAPAAPFISLSAIYVGGLLVGLLGLVALSAWLLRRARTAGPDGAMSPMALATAIAIGIGSHNFSEGLAIGQSAATGAVQLAVLLIIGFALHNMTEGFGIAAPLAGTGAAGLGSIVRLGLIGGAPTFLGTLVGYHFVSPILSVVFLTLAAGAIMYVIGEMTKVGGKIGHKETAAAGLFVGFVAGFATDLILSAAGA
- a CDS encoding metal-dependent transcriptional regulator, whose amino-acid sequence is MTHSALKSAPDTPPDENEVSPNVEMYLKSIVRLHDGSGPVATSAIAHELAVSAASASAMLKRLDAEGYVVHDGRHGVRPTVSGARIGALTLRRQRLAERLLVDHFGVAWELASAEACRLEHAISPMVEHHLAHFLKEPTTCPHGHPIPRADGSLWHHDRAIDLIDLPLDVPAKVLEVKHEVPELLRYLGEIGLRPGVAVTLKKLERAIGLITIDVAGKKHTVSVPLANDVLVRDPVSTKAKAVR
- a CDS encoding methylated-DNA--[protein]-cysteine S-methyltransferase; this translates as MREQPSVENGLTGATSTALFDSPVGPLFARTDAGVLIELAFARRARRERLFNGPGADHDPVMNALRTQMAEYFAGKRRVFDIPIRLIGPTFHLRVWNALLDIPYGTTMAYGEIACRIGEPDAARAVGAANGANPIVIIVPCHRVIGANGRLVGFGGGLDRKQFLLDLESGRPTLGLGPPIGDIGMSPSAR
- a CDS encoding HD domain-containing protein — protein: MQRSTFLGALVAISAAVRTEAHAAVSSKQIAGIAIPDTSLAKDALALARSVESTALLNHSLRTYLFAELIAKAKHIDHDVELVYVASILHDTGLCPKYMSASDPFEVDGANVARTLLASHGVTNARADTAWDAIALHDNGGIARHKQPEVMLVNAGVGADFGGSLDILARADVVRVLEAAPRTHFIDAFLAAAAAVAKRKPFASAHSFVADVGYCKVPGFKLPSFCDEVKADPFAGYTA
- a CDS encoding LuxR C-terminal-related transcriptional regulator, whose protein sequence is MHSNVAQTRNLHSRKADGRTARPPFVGRSVILDRLTASDARMLVLVGEPGIGKTRLLAELHAATGSRDDRCVSISCLQANQAIPFEPLTALARGIWRRCRVTEAQLRNFVDSRGIDRVWYFRELIEAAVRDAPLTLQIDDAQWADAESIEAILCTVDRLGDSALQWHIAMRSGYSQLHRRFEKLASHGTARIERLEPLTKDETIELARAILPAEVQAGLNPQALWADSGGNPLYVEHCAHAATAERRLARGSLHQLFEDRIGGVSSAATDICSWLAVAGRPIPPATLAALTGLSVSGAELLLEELEDAGLVALGECGAEFRHALIRDACYGLLDDAARRQRHEALVPYAENDWHRVNHLDGCGRLVESAAAYNALGWRHIDSAEPERAHSAFLSALQRVPAADAIAAEARAGRAVALVWLGRTAEAMRAWQDFQLARSSPSDTLFVTANVRLAEAAWENGEDVETALPVLQTALESAADLAPHLLPRILLLLGAIHERRGDLSTAQAFLERGLSAAESVANSRDALRLRSWLAVVRARRGDTSGGIASLEAVVERAEALQYPNDVAQACVKLCYLADMTGDNEQYAAWCRRGLRDNGPASIYLRGLLMTNLASVETDVGNLREALSYSIAAERLTSTIGGYLVIRALCQQAILHATMGSFAAADECLARSKPHVRRSSESWRRALKYARAVVDELRGDIVSARALYASTQAGLDGVARTEVFDLRSLAGMVRTACRVGDLDDATSCLATLRGAGNPGWAIANSLLAESEGHVAIALGDVDEGCAKLTEARKTARYRVRDLELAATVAEVQKDRRELANCIAALQRIEAFGVAAEFRTRARALGMRPGSMRPRAGLLTDREIDVARYVACGKSNGEIARLINVTRRTVEFHVANIFRKLDLNSRVELTALMATGAVSGAQLSGK